A single genomic interval of Mangifera indica cultivar Alphonso chromosome 5, CATAS_Mindica_2.1, whole genome shotgun sequence harbors:
- the LOC123215684 gene encoding NAD-dependent malic enzyme 59 kDa isoform, mitochondrial, with amino-acid sequence MWNLVRASATRLSRSRRFSTAIPGPCIVHKRGTDILHDPWFNKDTGFPLTERDRLGLRGLLPPRVISFEQQYDRFMESYRSLEKNTQGEPYSVVSLAKWRILNRLHDRNETLYYRVLIDNIKDFAPIIYTPTVGLVCQNYSGLFRRPRGMYFSAKDKGEMMSMIYNWPSHQVDMIVLTDGSRILGLGDLGVQGIGIPIGKLDMYVAAAGINPQRILPVMLDVGTNNQKLLEDPLYLGLRQPRLEGEEYLSIVDEFMEAVHERWPKAIVQFEDFQMKWAFETLQRYRKKFCMFNDDIQGTAGVALAGLLGTVRTQGRPLTDFVNQKIVVVGAGSAGLGVLNMAVQAMSRMSGNSETAAKNQFFLIDKDGLITKERKNLEPAALPFAKDSGETMGLNEGGSLLEVVKKVKPHVLLGLSGVGGVFSEEVLKAMRESDSKKPAIFAMSNPTMNAECTAADAFDHAGENIVFASGSPFENIDLGNGKVGHVNQANNMYLFPGIGLGTLLAGAHFITDGMLQAAAECLASYMTDEEIQKGILYPSINSIRHITAEVGAAVLQAAVAEELAEGHGEVGPRELKQMSKEETVEYITSNMWYPVYSPLVHEK; translated from the exons ATGTGGAATTTAGTGCGTGCTTCTGCGACTAGATTAAGCCGATCCAGGCGATTCTCGACGGCGATTCCTGGACCTTGTATTGTTCACAAACGTGGAACTGATATTCTTCACGATCCCTGGTTCAACAAG gaTACTGGCTTTCCTTTGACCGAAAGAGATCGATTAGGACTCCGTGGCCTCCTCCCACCTCGCGTGATATCATTTGAGCAGCAGTATGATCGCTTCA TGGAGTCGTATCGATCACTAGAGAAAAATACTCAGGGTGAACCTTATAGTGTTGTATCATTGGCGAAATGGAGGATCTTGAACAGACTGCATGACAGGAATGAAACATTATACTACCGA GTCCTTATTGATAACATTAAAGATTTTGCTCCAATAATATACACTCCAACAGTTGGATTGGTGTGCCAGAATTATTCAGGGTTGTTTAGACGTCCACGTGGTATGTATTTTAGTGCGAAGGACAAAGGGGAGATGATGTCGATGATCTACAATTGGCCATCTCATCAG GTAGACATGATTGTCCTGACAGATGGAAGTCGTATTCTTGGCTTAGGTGACCTTGGAGTTCAGGGAATTGGGATCCCTATTGGTAAACTGGATATGTATGTTGCTGCTGCGGGTATCAATCCACAAAGA ATACTTCCAGTTATGCTGGATGTCGGTACTAACAATCAAAAGCTGCTTGAAGACCCTCTTT ATCTAGGACTTCGGCAACCTAGGTTGGAAGGAGAAGAATATTTATCAATTGTGGACGAATTTATGGAAGCTGTTCATGAGCGTTGGCCCAAGGCCATTGTACAg TTTGAGGACTTCCAAATGAAGTGGGCCTTTGAAACTTTGCAACGATATCGGAAAAAATTCTGCATGTTTAATGATGACATACAG GGAACCGCTGGTGTTGCACTTGCGGGATTATTGGGAACTGTTAGAACACAGGGTCGACCATTGACTGATTTTGTGAACCAAAAGATTGTTGTGGTGGGGGCTGGGAG TGCAGGGCTTGGTGTTCTTAACATGGCTGTGCAGGCAATGTCAAGAATGTCAGGGAACAGTGAAACAGCTgcaaaaaatcaatttttcctAATTGACAAAGAT GGTCTCATTACGAAAGAGAGGAAGAATCTTGAGCCAGCAGCACTACCGTTTGCTAAAGATTCAGGAGAGACTATGGGGCTTAATGAGGGAGGTAGTCTACTTGAAGTG GTTAAAAAGGTCAAACCGCATGTGCTACTTGGTTTGTCTGGAGTTGGTGGTGTCTTCAGTGAGGAG GTGCTTAAGGCCATGCGAGAGTCTGATTCTAAGAAACCTGCCATTTTTGCTATGTCGAATCCCACTATGAATG CTGAATGCACTGCTGCTGATGCTTTTGATCATGCTGGGGAAAATATAGTGTTTGCTAGTGGAAGCCCTTTCGAGAATATTGATCTTG gAAATGGAAAAGTAGGCCATGTAAATCAAGCAAATAACATGTACCTGTTCCCCGG GATTGGTTTAGGAACTCTCCTCGCAGGTGCTCATTTTATAACGGATGGAATGTTACAAGCAGCTGCAGAATG CCTGGCATCTTATATGACAGATGAGGAAATCCAAAAGGGCATCTTGTATCCATCCATTAATAG CATTCGACATATTACAGCAGAGGTCGGAGCTGCTGTTCTCCAAGCAGCCGTTGCAGAAGAACTTGCAGAAGGACATGGTGAAGTAGGGCCCAGAGAGCTGAAGCAGATGTCAAAA GAGGAGACAGTGGAATATATCACTAGCAACATGTGGTACCCTGTTTACAGCCCTCTGGTTCATGAGAAATAA
- the LOC123216654 gene encoding uncharacterized protein LOC123216654 isoform X1, producing the protein MNYKELQALVFSYFVESMGGAEHGHGGEAAHGDFRAKVWSMTGGPYCRPKHWKRNTAIAMAGVFLICIPIAMKSAELEQRPHHPVRPIPSQLWCKNFGTKDY; encoded by the exons ATGAATTACAAGGAACTACAAGCTTTAGTGTTCTCCTATTTTG TTGAATCAATGGGAGGAGCAGAGCATGGACACGGTGGAGAGGCAGCCCACGGTGATTTCAGGGCCAAGGTGTGGAGCATGACTGGCGGCCCATACTGTAGACCCAAGCACTGGAAGCGCAACACGGCCATTGCCATGGCTGGGGTCTTCCTTATATGCATTCCTATTGCCATGAAATCCGCCGAGCTTGAG CAACGTCCTCATCATCCTGTTCGCCCAATTCCTTCCCAGCTCTGGTGCAAGAATTTTGGAACCAAAGACTACTGA
- the LOC123216654 gene encoding uncharacterized protein LOC123216654 isoform X2, which produces MGGAEHGHGGEAAHGDFRAKVWSMTGGPYCRPKHWKRNTAIAMAGVFLICIPIAMKSAELEQRPHHPVRPIPSQLWCKNFGTKDY; this is translated from the exons ATGGGAGGAGCAGAGCATGGACACGGTGGAGAGGCAGCCCACGGTGATTTCAGGGCCAAGGTGTGGAGCATGACTGGCGGCCCATACTGTAGACCCAAGCACTGGAAGCGCAACACGGCCATTGCCATGGCTGGGGTCTTCCTTATATGCATTCCTATTGCCATGAAATCCGCCGAGCTTGAG CAACGTCCTCATCATCCTGTTCGCCCAATTCCTTCCCAGCTCTGGTGCAAGAATTTTGGAACCAAAGACTACTGA